The genomic interval ATACCGTAGCGAAAGATTCCTTATCTGCCACGCCATCCGATTCCACCTCGACAACCCTTACTCCTGCTGATTCCCTGACTGCCCCACTCCGTGATACGATAGTGAAATTGGAGCCATTGCAACGCGACAGCCTCCAGGTAAACGATGATAAAGACAGTACCAACCGCTATTTTGAAGCCTTTCGAAATGTGCGGATATTCTCTGATTCCCTTCAGGCGGTTTGCGACAGTATGTTTTATTCCTTTAAAGACTCCACTTTCCGGTTATACGATAACCCTGTGGTATGGACCAATAAGAACCAGGTATTGGGTGATACCATTCTATTATTTACCCGAAACCGGAAGGCACATAAAATGGAGGTATTTAACAATGCCTTTTTAGCCGCGCAGCTTGACCCGGAGATATTCAACCAGATCCGGTCACGACGTGTCGATGCCTGGTTTACGGATGGCAGCATTGATTCTGCCCGGGCCCGTGGTGGTGCTGAAAGCATTTATTTTGTACAGGACCAGGACAGTGCCTATACCGGGGTCAACCAGTCGGAATGTGAATTGTATGATGTGTATTTTATCGAGCAGGAATTAAAACGCATCGTGGCGCGCAACAATGTTAAAGGCGTGTTATGGCCAATGAGGCAAAAATCACCCACCGAAATGCGTCTGATCGGCTTCCAGTGGCTGGAGGAGAAAAGGCCCAAGACCTGGTTCGAACTCTTCGAGTGATTTTGACATTTCATTTAAACTTAGTGGCATTATTTTTCGTTTAAAGAATTATATAAAAACCACCAATGAATAAAAAACTAGTTTTTCTTCTGGTTGCCTTTTTCGCAGCCACCATCGGACTAAAGGCCCAGGATTATAAGACCGGTTTGGGTGTACGCCTGAGCACGGCAGGAGCAGTAGTCAACAATGCGATCACCTTTAAATATTTTTTAAATGAAAAATCAGCGATCGAAGCTCAGTTCGCTTTTGGGGATCCTACAGCTCTGGGCGTTTTATATGAAGTTCACAAGCCCCTCAACAATACCGAGGGATTGAAATGGTTCTACGGAGGTGGTGGTTATATCGGCTTTTCCAAACCCGACCCGCTACTGGGGGCACAGGGTGTGGTAGGTCTGGATTATAAGTTTCCCAACCTCCCGTTGAACCTGAGCCTGGACTGGAAACCCGAATTAAATATAGCCCCGGATATCAATTTTGAGGCTTCGGCACTGGGGCTTAGCATCCGGTTTACGTTTAACTCCAGGTAAATACCTGGTACAGCATAACCTCCCCGCAATCCCGCGAAGACAGCTCACCACCTGTCTCCGCGGGATTTTTGTTTTACCAACCGTTTTCTGCTTTTTTCCACTTTTTGCCGGAATTTGCGGGAATTTGCCTATTTTTAGTTTGGAACTACACTGCTTATGCTGAAACGGGAACGCCACGCCTACATTCTCCATCAGGTGAATCTGCACAATAAAGTGCTGTCATCCAGTTTATGCGTGGACATCCAGGTATCAGAGGATACCATCAGACGCGATCTGCAGGAACTTTCCGACCAGGGCAAGGTGATCAAAGTACATGGAGGTGCCCTCTCCCCCTCATTCAACGAAGTTTATTATTCCCCCAGCCAGGTGTATTCCCGGTCAGAGAAAAAGGCCATTGCCCAAAAAGCGGTATCGCTGATTGAAGATGGCATGTTCATTCTGACGGGCGGGGGCAGCACTATATTGGAACTGGCCAGATGTCTTCCTCCGCAATTAAAGGCCACCTTTATTACAGGAAGCATACCGGCCGTATTGGAGTATATGCACCACCCCACCATTGAGGTGATCGTGATCGGTGACAAGATCTCCAAAAGTTCCAAGATTACTGTAGGCGGCGAGGCCGTGGACAAGATCCGTCAGATTAAAGCGGACCTCTGTTTCCTCGGTGTGAACGCCATTGATATTGGCCATGGCATTACCGACAATGACTGGGATGTGGTGCAACTGAAAAAAGCGATGATCGAATCATCGCGGAAGGTCGTATGCCTGACCATTGCTGAAAAGATCAATACTCTTCAACCCATACAAGTTTGCTCCATTGGGCAGATCGACACCATCATCACCGAATTACCCGCTGATGATCCTGCCCTGCAAGCATACCGGGAAGAAGGCATTGAAATACTGTAACTGCTATTTATTTTAAAAAACTCGCTATGAGAAAAATTCTGCATGCTCTAGTAGCCGTTCTGTTGTTGTGGGGTAATGCCCTCTATGCACAGCAAAAGAACATCTCCGGTGTGGTCACTTCCACCCAGGACAAGAACCCTATAGCCGGGGTGACCGTCAAGGTGAAAGGATCGAACACAGGAACCCAGACGGATGCGTCCGGGAAATTCACCATTGCCGCCAAACCCGGCGATGTGCTTCAATTCTCCTATGTTGGTTATGAATCCATCGAGGAAAAAGTAACCTCTTCCACGTCCACCATGTCCATTTCACTGACCAGCAAAGAGGTGGCCCTGGAAGAAGTGGTGGTAACCGCCATGGACATCAAACGGAATCCACGCGAGTTGGGTTATTCTGCACAAAGCCTGGGCGGTAAGGAAATTGCCGAAACCCAACGGGAAAACTTCCTGAATGGCTTACAGGGACGGGCTGCAGGTTTGACCATCACACCCTCCAGCGGTTCTGCGGGTGCATCTTCCTCCATTGTCTTGCGTGGGTTTAACTCCCTTTCCCT from Chitinophagales bacterium carries:
- a CDS encoding DeoR/GlpR transcriptional regulator, coding for MLKRERHAYILHQVNLHNKVLSSSLCVDIQVSEDTIRRDLQELSDQGKVIKVHGGALSPSFNEVYYSPSQVYSRSEKKAIAQKAVSLIEDGMFILTGGGSTILELARCLPPQLKATFITGSIPAVLEYMHHPTIEVIVIGDKISKSSKITVGGEAVDKIRQIKADLCFLGVNAIDIGHGITDNDWDVVQLKKAMIESSRKVVCLTIAEKINTLQPIQVCSIGQIDTIITELPADDPALQAYREEGIEIL